The nucleotide sequence TTACATTAATGATCAGCTGCAATTAAATTATTATACAAAAATAATTTAGCGTAATTATTGCAGGTGATTGGATATGTGTTTGTTTTTCCTAAGGAAGAAATGAGTGACTATGGAAATCTTCTCACTGTATCCCCGTCCTGGGCAAAGCCTGTTCATTGATCTTAAGCAAAAAAATACGGAAAAGAAGGCATCAGATTTATTTTCTGGTGGCCCTGTAGAGGTACTTTTTTGCCGTGCCAGCGATGGTAAAATTGCACTGAGTATTAAGGTGCCAAGTGAGCTGGATATTTTTTTGTGCGATGCCATCGAGGATGTGTGAAGCTTTCTGGTATCGTTTTATCCCCAGCTATTTACCCCAACTATTTAACAGGGTTTGTGATGGCGCAAAAAAATAGCTACCACTAGGCGCATGTGAAAAATCCATCAGATGATCGTGCAGGCCATCACCACTTTCCCCATACATGTGCGCTAGCATTTTCTCATAAATATCTAAGCGTCGACTATAAGACAGAAAAAACAGGCCTTTATCGCCTGATGCAGTGCCATAGGGCATGCTGTGTCTGAGAATCTCGAGTTCTTCACCCTTTTCCTCAATCACCACGCGGCTAATGTGCGCCGTGTCAGGCAGACTGTTTTCATTTAGCTCGACGCTATCAACCTTGGTGCGACCAATAATGTTTTCTTGTGCCGACACATCCAGCTTCTGCCATCTATCAAGATCGTGAATAAAGCGCATCGCTAGCACATAGCTGCCCCCGGCAGAGGCAATATCTTCTGAGCCAATTAGGGCGACGTCACAACGTTCTTGTTCTTCTTCTGGGTTTTCAGTGCCATCAATAAAGCCAGTAAGGTCTCTATTATCAAGAAATAAAAACCCCTGCGTCTCATTGATAACACTGACACTATCGGACAGTGCTGCCAAGAGGTTTTGGCAAAGCAAAAAATTAATATCAACGGCGTTTGAATGACAATGAAAGAATAGATCTACTTCGCCGGCTGTTGCAGAGACTGCTCCCTGACCAATAGTTTTAAATGGTTTGAGTTGCTGTGGCATTGTCTGCGCTAATTTTTGCCAAATATTTGAGCCAAAGGCAATGCTCGCGACCAGGTTACTGTCGTTGTATTCGGCGCGAATATCTGCTGTCATTGAAGCTAGGCGATGGCCGACAGCACGTACAGTTGTGATGGGGTTCACAGTTCCGTTTAATCGTAGCGATATAAAGCTACCGTAACGACCACTATGTGGAATAATAGCTGATTGCGGCTGTGACATTTTAACTCCGTTGAGGGTGTTTGACTCCGTTGAGGGTGCGTTCATTTGCGTTAGTGTAACGTCTAAGCAATAGACAGTGTAAGGGATTGTTCATGCAGCAAGCACGCGCCAAATTTTTCGTTTATCGCTTGGCTCAGCGCTAGTGGGAGCTTGGGTGACGCGGCATAGTGGCACACGCCCATCTTCGCCAGAGCAACTGCGCACACGGCTTGATAGCTTGCTGGCAGAGGCACGCAAAAACGAATACAAAATGCGTCGTTTCCAGGCTTTGCAGCTTAAGCTGTTTGGTTTGAACTCCTTACACGAATTGTTGCACGCTTTACTATGCCCAGATCGTTCTCAGTTTGATTGGGACATTGTTACCATCGTGCTGGTCGATACCGAATACGAGCTCAGGCGTGTGTTGGAAGGTAACGACGATATATTGCAGTATCCAAACCTAAACTTCGTTGATAACGATGAGGGTCTACAGTCACTTTTCCCACCTTTAGCACTTACCCCTATTATTGGCACGTTTAAACCCAATGCCTATCAAACCCTGTTTGTCCACGTGCAAGAAAAGCCAGCCAGCGTCATGTTGTTACCTTTGGTGCGTCATGGAAAACTTATTGGTAGTCTTAATATTGGTAGCGTTGATGTGCAACGTTTTACGCGTGGTTACCGTGCTGATTTTATGAAACATCTGGCGGCAGTGGTGGCGATTTGTATAGAAAATGCGATGAATATGGAGCGCATAAAGTTGCTGGGTTTAACGGATACCTTGACCGGCGCCAATAACCGTCGCTACTTTGATCAGCGCTTAGAAGAAGAGATTGGGATATCGCGGCGCAACCATCAACCGTTGGCATGTTTGTTGCTGGATATTGACCATTTTAAACATATCAATGACAGCTATGGTCATCAAACAGGGGACTTGGTATTAAAGCAAGTGACACAGTTGGTTCGTACGGAGTTGCGTAGTAGTGATGTGTTGGCGCGTTATGGTGGTGAAGAGTTTGTGGTGTTGTTAACGTGTACTGATATAAGCGTAGCAATAGACGCGGCTGAACGAATAAGACACAGCGTTGCCAGACAAACATTTACGAGCATCGACGGACAGGTGTTTCAACTCACTCTCTCAGTAGGTGTTGCAACAACCAGTTATTTGCCAGACTGCGTTCTGAGCGGTGAAAGCCTTGTCTCCTACGCAGATAAGGCACTCTACTCAGCCAAAGAGAAGGGTCGAAATCGCGTTATATCGGCTTAGGGTCTGTCAGATCTGGTTGCCATAACTTACGAAAAAAAAGATCGCAATAATCATTAGTATCGCCAGGCTGTCAAAGACAGCATAACTCAATATATGCATCCTCATTGATAATGGGTTATTTTTCTGACGATGCCAATAGTCAAGGCTAGCTATTGCCAGCTTAAGCGCGTTTTACCACAAATTGTGGCAACTGCACTGCGATAGTGGATGATTTTAACCAAATCATAATTACCCATACGATAAAAGCAGCTTTTACAAGGTGGCACTGACAAGGCAGTAGACCCTAAACTATCAGCGTATGGTAAAAGTGGTTGCTGGCGTTTACTATGCTACGCTGTTCCATATGGCTTCTTATGCTGAGATCAAGGTAAACAGGAGCACTGAAAATGGCTACGAAACAAAGTATCGACGGGCAGTGTTTATGCGGAGCTGTCACCGTTAAGGTGGCATCAGCAGAGACAAAATTAGGTGCCTGTCATTGTAATATGTGCCGACGCTGGGCTGGTGGCCTTCTCTTGGCGATAGATTGTGGTACACAGGTCAGCTTTAATGGTGAAGATAATATCTCTGTTTATGATTCATCTGAATGGGCCGAGCGTGGTTTTTGCAAGCAGTGTGGCAGCAACCTCTTTTATCGTTTAAAAGACAATCAACAATATATGATGCCTCCTGGTTTGTTTGATGGGTTTGATAGCCTGACGTTTGATCATCAAATCTTTATTGAAGAAAAGCCAGATTATTACGACTTTGCTAACGATACGCATAATATGACGGGCGCAGAAGTCTTCGCAGCGTTTAGTCAAAAAGAAGATTGATCTAGCCATCAGTTATTGTAATGGACTGATTTTAAGCAGTCGCTTTTCTGGTTCATCGCCCAAGTGTCGGCTATGATGCTGCGATGCCTGACCTGATACCTAATACGAACTCGCCTTATCAACACCTGACGCCTGATGTGATTTTAAACTCGGTTGAATCACTGGGCTATGTTTGTGATGGTCACTTGCACGCATTAAACAGCTACGAAAATCGTGTCTACCAGATTGGTATCGAAGGCAGTGCGCCATTGATCGCTAAATTTTACCGACCTGGGCGTTGGTCACAAGACGCTATTTTAGAAGAACATCAATTTGCCCTTGAGCTCACCGAGCATGAAATACCCGTGGTGGCGCCGTTATTACATGACAATGGTGAGAGTCTGCATCAGACGCTAACGCATCAAAACCAGAGCTACCAATTTGCCCTTTATCCGCGGTGCGGTGGTCGTTGGCCAGATTTAGATAGCAAACAAGACCGCGAGCAAATGGGGCGCCTGCTAGGCCGGCTGCATGCGGTGGGCGCCACACAGCAATTCCAATATCGCCAGCATATCGATATTGAGACTTTAGGTCGCAAGCCGCGCGAATTTATTTTGCGTGAAAATTTGCTGCCCGATTATTTAGTTGAGGCCTATGACACCTTGACCCGAGATTTACTCGTACAAATTGAAATGCGTTTTGATTCACTTGATTATTTACAGCGCATACGCCTGCATGGGGACTGTCATCCCGGCAATATATTATGGACTGACAGCGGGGCTCATTTCGTTGATTTGGATGACAGCGCCAGTGGGCCACCAATACAAGACTTGTGGATGTTACTATCTGGTGACGCAGATGAAACAGCACGCCAACTGGAAGAGTTTTTGACGGGCTATGAAACTTTTTTCAGTTTTGACCACAGCAGCGTGATGTTGATAGAACCCCTGCGCACCCTACGTATCATGCATTATGCAGCCTGGTTGGCTAAGCGTTGGCAGGATCCTGCTTTCCCCATTGCTTTCCCCTGGTTTG is from Gammaproteobacteria bacterium and encodes:
- a CDS encoding Dyp-type peroxidase; amino-acid sequence: MSQPQSAIIPHSGRYGSFISLRLNGTVNPITTVRAVGHRLASMTADIRAEYNDSNLVASIAFGSNIWQKLAQTMPQQLKPFKTIGQGAVSATAGEVDLFFHCHSNAVDINFLLCQNLLAALSDSVSVINETQGFLFLDNRDLTGFIDGTENPEEEQERCDVALIGSEDIASAGGSYVLAMRFIHDLDRWQKLDVSAQENIIGRTKVDSVELNENSLPDTAHISRVVIEEKGEELEILRHSMPYGTASGDKGLFFLSYSRRLDIYEKMLAHMYGESGDGLHDHLMDFSHAPSGSYFFAPSQTLLNSWGK
- a CDS encoding sensor domain-containing diguanylate cyclase, whose amino-acid sequence is MTRHSGTRPSSPEQLRTRLDSLLAEARKNEYKMRRFQALQLKLFGLNSLHELLHALLCPDRSQFDWDIVTIVLVDTEYELRRVLEGNDDILQYPNLNFVDNDEGLQSLFPPLALTPIIGTFKPNAYQTLFVHVQEKPASVMLLPLVRHGKLIGSLNIGSVDVQRFTRGYRADFMKHLAAVVAICIENAMNMERIKLLGLTDTLTGANNRRYFDQRLEEEIGISRRNHQPLACLLLDIDHFKHINDSYGHQTGDLVLKQVTQLVRTELRSSDVLARYGGEEFVVLLTCTDISVAIDAAERIRHSVARQTFTSIDGQVFQLTLSVGVATTSYLPDCVLSGESLVSYADKALYSAKEKGRNRVISA
- a CDS encoding GFA family protein yields the protein MATKQSIDGQCLCGAVTVKVASAETKLGACHCNMCRRWAGGLLLAIDCGTQVSFNGEDNISVYDSSEWAERGFCKQCGSNLFYRLKDNQQYMMPPGLFDGFDSLTFDHQIFIEEKPDYYDFANDTHNMTGAEVFAAFSQKED
- a CDS encoding serine/threonine protein kinase; this translates as MPDLIPNTNSPYQHLTPDVILNSVESLGYVCDGHLHALNSYENRVYQIGIEGSAPLIAKFYRPGRWSQDAILEEHQFALELTEHEIPVVAPLLHDNGESLHQTLTHQNQSYQFALYPRCGGRWPDLDSKQDREQMGRLLGRLHAVGATQQFQYRQHIDIETLGRKPREFILRENLLPDYLVEAYDTLTRDLLVQIEMRFDSLDYLQRIRLHGDCHPGNILWTDSGAHFVDLDDSASGPPIQDLWMLLSGDADETARQLEEFLTGYETFFSFDHSSVMLIEPLRTLRIMHYAAWLAKRWQDPAFPIAFPWFGGPRYWEEHILSLREQVAAMNESEVFLS